The proteins below come from a single Aegilops tauschii subsp. strangulata cultivar AL8/78 chromosome 6, Aet v6.0, whole genome shotgun sequence genomic window:
- the LOC109758913 gene encoding uncharacterized protein gives MAAAAGKEVDMKKMELMKEVRAHQVAIGELNNLPPSRAAYQKTCNIFFRKDIKSAVASQQKQLDIAKAKLQKLDQAS, from the exons ATGGCTGCCGCGGCGGGGAAGGAGGTGGACATGAAGAAGATGGAGCTTATGAAGGAG GTAAGGGCGCACCAAGTGGCGATCGGCGAGCTCAACAACCTTCCTCCATCCAGG GCCGCTTACCAGAAGACCTGCAACATCTTCTTCCGCAAGGACATCAAGTCGGCCGTGGCGTCCCAACAGA AGCAACTTGATATCGCCAAGGCGAAGCTGCAGAAGCTGGATCAGGCATCATGA
- the LOC109758911 gene encoding probable disease resistance RPP8-like protein 2 isoform X2, protein MEAVEDTNLEAAIGWLTDTILSNLPAGGKLDSWIGQAGLGNDIGKLKSEVEAVEMVVSAVQGRAAGNKPLARSLAAVKELLYDADDVVDELDCYRLQQELEPETLLQTDGHAGAQQVERSRENDDDVQSSGNSRFQSKEWNHFEITEFEQNGGRARARCKSCQTEVMCETNKGILVLRNHFKSKGCRQRRGASDPSSSTTDATTVPMPVATGNSFSRERMRTGQESTHITAANPNGWNKDEFSERIQDITCQLQDGREAITRLLKILGSGGAISNTCQSTISDPCRRTSSLVQGKVYGRDEEKRSIKSLIKEHKATVGLTVLPIVGIGGVGKTALAQLVYNDPAVESQFDHKIWIWVSNKFDEMRLTREMLDHVSQETHDGICSFSKLQEVLKDHIKSKRVLLILDDLWEGMDDGRWNKLLAPFSSDGATGNMIILTTRKPFVAKKRGTTGPINLDGLKNGDFWPMFKACAFGDENYKEQESLSDLGQKIAGWLKGNPLAAQTVGALLRDHLTMDHWSNILNTEDWKSLQHTAGIMSALKLSYDELPYPVGQCFSYCSILPYNYPFLAEELVHVWISQGFVKRDHSSKSLEDMGRYYLTDLVNRGLFEKVELQCQTYYAICGLMHDFARLVSRTECAVLDGLQCDEILPTVHHLSITTGFVYQRDGQTGNIPRNEWFELSLQSIVASVRKLRTLVLIGEYDSFFFKAFQDVFEEAHNLRLLQMSATSPDFNSFLCSLANPTHLRYLKIQDGHTEQKALPRVLSKFFHLQVLDVVFFKSLHTVHLEDCGEWIILPSLEMLRFLKRLKLSNMRRLREVLVPPLEELVLDRMPDLQICSCTSVGDMKSSLRLLEIWSCSALEVFDLFQKGYNYETELKSPMPSLRKLIMVGCPRLQVQTPLPPSATLSKLIITSVSTIMSMERLSMETLKLYGYGLPSEMMAVDEKILAFSNLKDVKYLEILSGKSMTSISFKGLSQLISLKSLKIEYCRELFSSDVVPANEDALPSLESLYIRDCGITGKWLSLMLRHSPALKELTLYECPQLKQLKIEEEGKVQSNFISASEASSSGYVDDAWPSSDVDGVVHIPLNLTKITIGKCPHLIFEGSREDLVGFTSLDEDAQEKGRCLLPQSLHQLVWTGCPQKTMRPCFVGNPTCLRKLELNGGSLEYLQVDSCTALEELEVENCHLLVAIEGIQSLGTLRSLVLLVNSSMESLQLHSCTALERLEIQYCSSLVSLEGLRSLVNLKHLKILYSPALGSLTPLESYEPIEGISSHSYELFPALESLEVHDLSPLNASFCKGLTCLRSLMLIELDATRLTDEQERALLLLRSLQELCFVECEDLVHLPAGLHGLHSLNTLKIISCSSISGLPKEGLPPSLEKLEIYDCSDELSEGCRSLATSKLEVEIDGCYVN, encoded by the exons ATGGAGGCGGTGGAAGACACCAATCTGGAAGCCGCGATCGGCTGGCTCACAGATACCATCCTCTCGAATCTCCCAGCCGGCGGCAAGCTGGACTCATGGATCGGGCAAGCTGGCCTCGGCAACGACATCGGGAAGCTCAAGTCTGAGGTGGAGGCGGTGGAGATGGTGGTTTCTGCTGTGCAGGGGAGGGCGGCCGGGAACAAACCGCTGGCCCGATCTCTCGCGGCCGTCAAGGAGCTGCTCTACGACGCCGACGATGTGGTCGACGAGCTGGACTGCTACAGGCTGCAGCAGGAGCTCGAGCCAG AGACACTGCTCCAAACGGATGGACATGCTGGAGCGCAGCAAGTTGAGAGATCTAGAGAAAATGATGACGATGTACAGAGCAGCGGTAATAGCAGGTTCCAATCCAAGGAATGGAATCACTTCGAAATCACAGAGTTTGAACAAAACGGAGGGCGTGCCAGAGCAAGATGTAAGAGCTGTCAAACAGAGGTTATGTGCGAAACCAATAAGGGGATATTAGTTTTGCGCAATCATTTCAAAAGCAAAGGTTGTCGCCAGAGACGTGGAGCAAGTGACCCTTCTTCAAG CACCACTGATGCTACTACAGTTCCTATGCCTGTTGCAACTGGCAATTCGTTCAGCAGAGAAAGGATGAGAACCGGTCAGGAGTCAACACACATCACCGCAGCTAACCCAAACGGGTGGAACAAGGACGAATTTTCCGAAAGGATACAAGACATTACTTGTCAGCTGCAAGATGGACGAGAGGCTATCACAAGGCTTCTCAAGATACTTGGGTCCGGTGGTGCAATATCAAATACCTGTCAGAGTACAATCTCAGATCCATGCCGAAGAACATCAAGTCTTGTTCAAGGGAAAGTGTATGGGAGAGATGAAGAGAAGAGATCCATCAAATCACTGATAAAAGAACACAAAGCAACCGTCGGTTTAACTGTTCTGCCTATTGTAGGCATCGGAGGAGTTGGGAAGACAGCTCTTGCTCAGCTTGTATACAATGATCCAGCTGTGGAAAGCCAATTTGATCACAAGATATGGATTTGGGTGTCTAATAAATTTGATGAAATGAGACTGACAAGAGAGATGTTAGATCACGTCTCCCAAGAAACACATGATGGCATATGCAGCTTTTCCAAGCTCCAGGAGGTCTTGAAGGATCATATCAAATCAAAGAGGGTTCTACTTATTTTAGATGATCTCtgggaaggcatggatgatggcCGATGGAACAAATTGTTAGCTCCTTTCAGTTCTGATGGTGCAACTGGCAATATGATAATACTGACAACAAGAAAACCGTTTGTTGCCAAAAAGAGAGGTACAACTGGACCAATTAACTTAGATGGTCTGAAAAATGGTGATTTTTGGCCAATGTTTAAAGCATGTGCATTTGGTGATGAGAATTATAAAGAGCAAGAAAGTCTAAGTGATTTAGGACAGAAAATAGCAGGATGGTTGAAAGGAAACCCATTAGCAGCACAAACTGTTGGGGCACTACTAAGAGATCATCTTACTATGGATCATTGGAGTAACATTCTGAACACTGAAGATTGGAAATCCCTACAACACACTGCTGGTATTATGTCTGCCTTAAAGCTTTCCTATGATGAGTTGCCCTACCCTGTAGGGCAATGCTTCTCATATTGTTCCATATTGCCCTACAACTATCCATTTCTTGCTGAGGAGCTAGTTCATGTTTGGATTTCACAAGGATTTGTGAAGCGTGATCATTCAAGTAAGAGTTTGGAGGATATGGGACGGTACTATCTTACTGACTTGGTGAACCGGGGCTTGTTTGAGAAGGTTGAACTTCAATGCCAAACTTACTATGCCATTTGCGGCCTGATGCATGATTTTGCAAGGCTGGTTTCAAGAACAGAGTGTGCAGTTTTGGATGGTTTGCAATGCGATGAAATTTTGCCAACTGTACACCATTTGTCCATAACAACCGGTTTTGTATATCAGAGGGATGGTCAGACTGGGAATATACCTCGTAATGAGTGGTTTGAACTTTCATTGCAAAGTATAGTCGCATCAGTGAGAAAACTGAGAACATTGGTGTTAATTGGGGAATATGACTCCTTTTTCTTCAAAGCATTCCAAGATGTCTTTGAAGAAGCACATAATCTGCGTCTGCTGCAAATGTCTGCAACATCTCCTGATTTTAATTCCTTTCTGTGTAGCTTGGCAAATCCTACACATCTTCGGTATCTAAAAATTCAGGATGGCCATACTGAGCAGAAGGCTTTGCCTCGTGTTTTGAGCAAGTTCTTCCATCTTCAAGTATTGGATGTTGTTTTCTTTAAATCATTGCATACGGTTCATCTAGAGGATTGCGGAGAATGGATAATACTTCCATCTCTGGAAATGCTTCGGTTTCTTAAAAGGTTGAAGTTGAGCAACATGCGGAGACTAAGAGAAGTATTAGTTCCGCCATTGGAGGAACTGGTTTTAGATCGAATGCCAGATTTACAGATATGTTCCTGTACTTCTGTGGGGGATATGAAGTCTAGTTTAAGGTTGTTGGAGATCTGGAGTTGCTCTGCACTTGAGGTGTTTGATTTGTTTCAGAAAGGTTATAACTATGAAACAGAGCTTAAGTCACCGATGCCCAGCCTGAGGAAACTCATTATGGTCGGTTGCCCTCGTTTGCAAGTACAGACCCCTCTTCCGCCTTCAGCCACACTTTCTAAACTAATAATCACTAGTGTTTCAACAATTATGTCAATGGAGAGACTTTCCATGGAAACATTAAAGCTTTATGGATATGGACTTCCAAGTGAGATGATGGCAGTCGATGAGAAAATTTTGGCATTCAGTAATCTTAAGGATGTAAAATACTTGGAGATATTGTCAGGCAAAAGCATGACATCTATTTCATTCAAAGGTTTAAGTCAGCTCATCTCTTTAAAGAGTTTGAAAATAGAGTACTGCAGAGAACTTTTCTCTTCAGATGTTGTGCCTGCAAATGAGGATGCTCTTCCATCTCTTGAAAGTCTTTATATTAGAGATTGTGGAATAACAGGGAAGTGGCTATCTCTGATGCTGCGACATTCACCAGCCCTGAAGGAATTGACTTTATATGAATGCCCGCAGTTGAAACAGCTAAAGATAGAAGAGGAAGGAAAGGTTCAATCAAACTTTATCTCAGCTTCCGAGGCTTCGTCATCAGGATATGTAGATGATGCATGGCCAAGCTCAGATGTTGACGGAGTCGTGCACATTCCGCTGAATCTCACAAAGATAACCATTGGTAAATGCCCTCATCTAATATTTGAGGGGAGTAGGGAAGATTTGGTTGGATTTACCTCCCTTGATGAAGATGCCCAAGAGAAGGGAAGATGTCTCCTCCCTCAATCACTCCATCAACTTGTTTGGACTGGTTGTCCCCAAAAGACAATGCGGCCCTGCTTTGTGGGGAATCCCACGTGCCTCAGAAAATTGGAATTAAATGGAGGAAGCTTAGAATATTTACAGGTGGATTCCTGTACGGCGTTAGAAGAATTGGAAGTTGAAAATTGTCATTTGCTCGTCGCTATAGAGGGCATACAGTCACTTGGAACACTCAGGTCTTTGGTATTGCTTGTGAACTCAAGCATGGAATCTCTACAGCTACATTCGTGCACGGCGCTGGAACGTTTGGAAATTCAGTACTGCAGTTCGCTCGTCTCACTAGAGGGCTTGCGATCCCTCGTGAACCTCAAGCATTTGAAAATACTCTATTCCCCTGCCTTGGGTTCCCTTACCCCATTGGAGAGTTATGAGCCAATTGAGGGAATTTCAAGTCATAGCTATGAGTTATTCCCTGCACTGGAAAGTCTCGAGGTCCATGATTTGTCTCCCCTTAACGCGTCATTCTGCAAGGGCCTCACCTGCCTCCGAAGCCTAATGCTTATTGAATTGGATGCAACGAGGCTAACAGATGAGCAAGAGAGAGCGCTTCTGCTCCTCAGGTCCCTGCAAGAGCTCTGCTTTGTTGAGTGTGAGGATCTCGTACATCTTCCTGCGGGCCTGCATGGCCTCCATTCCCTCAATACGTTGAAGATCATAAGTTGTAGTAGCATCTCAGGGCTTCCGAAGGAGGGCCTTCCACCTTCACTGGAAAAACTGGAGATCTACGACTGCAGCGACGAGTTATCAGAAGGATGCAGATCACTTGCAACAAGCAAGCTAGAGGTCGAAATTGATGGGTGCTATGTGAACTGA
- the LOC109758911 gene encoding uncharacterized protein isoform X1 — MEAVEDTNLEAAIGWLTDTILSNLPAGGKLDSWIGQAGLGNDIGKLKSEVEAVEMVVSAVQGRAAGNKPLARSLAAVKELLYDADDVVDELDCYRLQQELEPDTLLETDGHRTQQVERSRENADVQSSSNGNGRLRSKEWNHFDITQFEQNGGPARARCKYCETEVMCTTKKGTSVLRNHLNSKGCSKKREATDPSSSIVDATTIHVPVATGNSSNRKRMRTGQESTHITAANPNGWNKDSFPKRIQDITSQLQGKREAVTRILKILGSDSGGATSNHSQLMVTDPRRRTSSLVQGKVYGRAEDKSYIKMLIKECKSDASLTVLPIVGIGGVGKTTLAQLVYNDPALKSQFDHKIWIWVSNNFDEMRLTREMLECVSQESHDGLCSFPNLQEILKGHIKSKRFLLVLDDVWKDMDDGRWNKLLAPFNSGSANGNMIIMTTRKLSIAKRRGTIRPINLGTLGKDHFWQLFKSCAFGDENYEAQASLSDLGQEIAQKLKGNPLAAQTAGALLRDHLTVDHWSNTLKTEAWNSLQRADGIMFCLKLSYDELTYPLRQCCSYCSIFPYNYQFLAEELVRLWISQGFVKCDHSSRSLEEIGWYYLTDLVNLGLFQRVEIEKPSIGSQTYYIMCGLMYDFARLVSRTECATLDGLQCNTVLSTVHHLSIVTDCIYRRDNKTGSIRRCENFDFLSQNIVASVRKLRTVVLIGEYDSFFFKEFQDVFEKAHNLRLLQMSATSADFSSFMRSLANPTRLRYLKLQNGHTEQKALPQVLNKFFHLQVLDAAFCMSLHMVDLEDCSEQRILPSLEMLRFLKRLKLCNMRRVSEVLVPSLEELVLDGMPDLQRCSCTSVGGMKSSLRVLEIQRCPVLDVFDLFQKGCNYETEHKSWLPSLRKLIMCDCPNLQVQTPLPLSAIFSELLISRVSTIMTMEGSSMGTFKSNGKRIWDMPFVQTMALDDRILAFHNLKDIKCLEISSCGNLTSISFKCLSQLISLKSLKIVDCTKLFSPDSVPKHTHEDTITVKDAALPALESLDIRGCRIIGKCLSLMLQHSPTLKDLYLYNCSQLTQQRIEEEGKVSASWTSRYLCDASSGYADDTRPYADDTRPSSAVEDLVHIPLDLKNITICGCPHLIVDGSREGFAGFTSSSQVENGRCLLPQSLEHLDWSDYSRKALRPCFVGNLTCLKKINLNSGRSLECLQLDSCTALEDLEIQGCDQLVTIEGLRSLGILRSLKLSYNSRLKSLQLHSCTSLERLEVGSCSSLVTLEGLQSLVTLKHLEIIDSPALDSLATLQSYEPIEGISSHIHELFPALESLKVDDLSPLNTSFCKGLICLRSLNFISLDATILTDEQESVFLLLGSLQELQFIDSRHLLDLPSGLSSLPSLKTLKIIGCKRILGLPKEGLPPSLKQLVIKQCSFELKEQCRSLATSKLEVLTTWIDF, encoded by the exons ATGGAGGCGGTGGAAGACACCAATCTGGAAGCCGCGATCGGCTGGCTCACAGATACCATCCTCTCGAATCTCCCAGCCGGCGGCAAGCTGGACTCATGGATCGGGCAAGCTGGCCTCGGCAACGACATCGGGAAGCTCAAGTCTGAGGTGGAGGCGGTGGAGATGGTGGTTTCTGCTGTGCAGGGGAGGGCGGCCGGGAACAAACCGCTGGCCCGATCTCTCGCGGCCGTCAAGGAGCTGCTCTACGACGCCGACGATGTGGTCGACGAGCTGGACTGCTACAGGCTGCAGCAGGAGCTCGAGCCAG ATACACTGCTCGAAACGGATGGACATAGAACACAGCAAGTTGAGAGATCTAGAGAAAATGCTGATGTGCAGAGTAGCAGCAATGGCAATGGCAGGTTACGTTCCAAGGAATGGAATCACTTTGACATCACACAGTTTGAACAAAACGGAGGGCCTGCCAGAGCAAGATGTAAGTACTGTGAAACAGAGGTTATGTGCACAACCAAAAAGGGGACATCAGTTTTGCGCAATCATCTCAATAGCAAAGGTTGTAGCAAGAAACGTGAAGCAACTGACCCTTCTTCAAG CATCGTTGATGCTACTACAATTCATGTGCCCGTTGCAACTGGTAATTCGTCCAACAGAAAAAGGATGAGAACTGGTCAGGAGTCAACACACATCACCGCAGCTAACCCAAACGGGTGGAACAAGGATTCATTTCCCAAAAGGATACAAGACATCACTAGTCAGCTGCAAGGCAAACGAGAGGCTGTCACAAGGATTCTCAAGATACTTGGGTCAGATTCTGGTGGTGCAACCTCAAATCACTCTCAGCTTATGGTCACAGATCCACGCCGAAGAACATCAAGCCTTGTTCAAGGAAAAGTGTATGGGAGAGCTGAAGACAAGAGTTACATCAAAATGTTGATAAAAGAATGCAAATCAGATGCTAGTTTGACTGTTCTGCCTATTGTAGGCATCGGAGGAGTTGGGAAGACAACTCTCGCTCAGCTTGTATACAACGATCCAGCTTTGAAAAGTCAATTTGATCACAAGATATGGATTTGGGTGTCTAACAACTTTGATGAAATGAGACTCACAAGAGAGATGTTAGAATGCGTCTCCCAAGAATCACATGATGGACTATGTAGCTTTCCCAATcttcaggagatcttgaagggtcATATTAAATCGAAGAGGTTTCTACTTGTTTTGGATGATGTCTGGAAAGACATGGATGATGGTCGATGGAACAAATTATTGGCTCCTTTCAATTCTGGTAGTGCAAATGGCAATATGATAATTATGACAACTAGAAAACTTTCTATTGCAAAGAGGAGAGGAACCATTAGACCAATTAACTTAGGTACTTTGGGAAAGGACCATTTTTGGCAGTTGTTTAAATCATGCGCGTTTGGTGACGAGAATTATGAAGCGCAAGCAAGTCTAAGTGACTTAGGACAGGAAATAGCACAAAAGTTAAAAGGGAACCCATTAGCAGCACAAACTGCCGGGGCACTATTAAGAGATCATCTTACTGTGGATCATTGGAGTAACACCCTGAAGACTGAAGCTTGGAATTCTCTGCAACGCGCTGATGGCATCATGTTTTGTTTGAAGCTTTCCTATGATGAGCTGACCTACCCTCTACGACAATGTTGCTCGTATTGTTCTATATTCCCCTACAACTATCAGTTTCTTGCTGAGGAGCTAGTTCGTCTTTGGATTTCACAGGGATTTGTGAAGTGTGATCATTCAAGTAGGAGTTTGGAGGAGATTGGATGGTACTACCTGACAGACTTGGTGAACCTCGGCTTGTTTCAGCGGGTTGAAATAGAAAAACCCTCTATTGGTAGTCAAACTTACTATATTATGTGTGGCCTGATGTATGATTTTGCAAGGCTAGTTTCAAGAACTGAGTGTGCAACTTTGGATGGTTTGCAGTGCAATACAGTTTTGTCAACCGTGCACCATTTGTCTATAGTAACTGATTGTATATATCGGAGGGATAATAAGACTGGGAGCATACGTCGTTGTGAGAATTTTGATTTTCTTTCGCAAAATATAGTCGCATCAGTGAGAAAGTTGAGAACAGTGGTGTTAATTGGGGAATATGACTCCTTTTTCTTCAAAGAATTCCAAGATGTATTTGAAAAGGCACATAACTTGCGTCTGCTGCAAATGTCTGCAACATCTGCTGATTTTAGTTCCTTCATGCGTAGCTTGGCAAATCCTACACGTCTTCGGTATCTAAAACTTCAGAATGGTCATACTGAGCAGAAGGCTTTGCCTCAAGTTTTGAACAAGTTTTTCCATCTTCAAGTATTGGATGCTGCTTTCTGTATGTCATTGCATATGGTTGATCTAGAGGATTGCAGTGAGCAGAGAATACTTCCATCTCTCGAAATGCTTCGGTTTCTTAAAAGGTTGAAGTTGTGCAACATGCGGAGAGTAAGCGAAGTATTGGTTCCGTCATTGGAGGAGCTGGTTTTAGATGGAATGCCAGATTTACAGAGATGTTCATGTACTTCCGTGGGGGGTATGAAGTCTAGTTTAAGGGTGTTGGAGATCCAGAGATGCCCTGTACTTGACGTGTTCGATCTGTTTCAGAAAGGTTGTAACTATGAAACTGAGCATAAGTCATGGTTGCCCAGTCTGAGGAAACTCATTATGTGCGATTGTCCTAATTTGCAAGTACAGACcccccttccactttcagccatATTTTCTGAACTATTAATCAGCAGAGTTTCCACAATTATGACAATGGAGGGATCTTCCATGGGAACATTCAAAAGTAATGGAAAAAGAATTTGGGATATGCCTTTTGTTCAGACAATGGCACTTGATGACAGAATTTTGGCATTCCATAATCTTAAGGATATCAAATGTTTGGAGATATCGTCGTGTGGAAATTTAACATCTATTTCATTCAAATGTTTAAGTCAGCTCATCTCGTTAAAGAGTTTGAAAATAGTGGACTGCACAAAACTTTTCTCACCAGATTCTGTGCCAAAGCATACCCATGAAGACACGATAACCGTAAAAGATGCTGCTCTTCCGGCTCTTGAAAGTCTTGATATTAGAGGATGCAGAATAATTGGGAAGTGTCTATCTCTGATGCTGCAACATTCGCCAACCCTGAAGGATTTGTATTTATATAATTGCTCGCAGTTGACACAGCAGAGGATAGAAGAGGAAGGAAAAGTCTCAGCTTCTTGGACATCAAGATATCTATGCGATGCTTCATCAGGATATGCAGATGACACACGGCCATATGCAGATGACACAAGGCCAAGCTCAGCTGTAGAAGATCTCGTGCACATTCCGTTGGATCTCAAAAATATAACAATTTGTGGATGCCCTCATCTGATAGTTGACGGGAGTAGGGAAGGCTTTGCTGGATTTACCTCCTCCTCACAGGTAGAGAATGGAAGATGTCTCCTCCCGCAATCACTTGAACATCTTGATTGGTCTGATTATTCCCGAAAAGCTCTGCGGCCCTGCTTTGTGGGTAATCTCACCTGCCTCAAAAAAATAAATTTAAATAGTGGGAGAAGTTTGGAATGTCTACAGCTGGATTCCTGTACGGCCTTGGAAGATTTGGAAATTCAGGGTTGCGATCAGCTCGTCACCATAGAGGGCTTGCGATCGCTTGGAATCCTTAGGTCTTTGAAATTATCTTATAACTCAAGATTGAAATCTCTACAGCTGCATTCCTGCACGTCGCTGGAACGTTTGGAAGTTGGGTCATGTAGTTCACTCGTCACACTAGAGGGCTTGCAATCCCTCGTGACCCTCAAGCATTTGGAAATAATCGATTCCCCTGCCTTGGATTCCCTTGCCACGTTGCAGAGTTATGAGCCAATTGAGGGAATTTCAAGTCATATCCATGAGTTATTCCCTGCACTGGAAAGTCTCAAGGTCGATGACTTGTCTCCCCTTAACACATCATTCTGCAAGGGCCTCATCTGCCTTCGAAGCCTAAATTTTATTTCTTTGGATGCAACCATACTAACAGATGAGCAAGAGAGCGTGTTTCTGCTCCTCGGGTCCCTGCAAGAGCTCCAGTTTATAGATTCTAGGCACCTCTTAGATCTTCCTTCGGGGCTGAGCAGCCTCCCTTCCCTCAAGACGTTGAAGATCATAGGTTGTAAACGCATCTTAGGGCTTCCAAAGGAGGGCCTCCCACCTTCGCTGAAACAACTGGTAATCAAGCAATGCAGCTTCGAGTTAAAAGAACAATGCAGATCGCTAGCAACAAGCAAGCTAGAGGTGTTGACTACGTGGATTGATTTCTGA